Below is a window of Rodentibacter sp. JRC1 DNA.
AAAAAAACTGGAATTGACCGCGCCAAGTTCGTATAACTTTTTATCTGCCATAGAGCCCAAAATCAGCCCGGCAATAGCACCGAAGAAACCACCCATTTTCCAGCCGATAAACACACCTAAAATTTTTCCAATAAAATTCATTCTTTCCTCTGATTACTTAAAGTGCGGTTATTTTTTTGAATATTTTTGCTCTAAATAAAGAACGTATCGCCATAAATGGTGATAAAGATCCATTTATCAAGTTTTACACACCAAACGCTGCACGATAAGCATGCATTTCAGCCAAATGGTTACAATAGCGAGGATCTTGTTCAATAAATTGCATCAAATCATCCAAATCAATAATAGACAATACTTGACATTGATAATCACGTTCGACTTCTTGAATCGCCGAAAGCTCACTCTTGCCACGCTCTTTTCGATTTAACGCAATTAACACGGCGGCAAGTTCCGCCTTGTTTGCACTAATTAATGCCATAGATTCTCGGATTGCCGTACCGGCGGTGATAACATCATCGACCAACAGAACCTTACCTTGTAACGGGCTACCGATTAAATTTCCACCTTCACCGTGATCTTTTACTTCTTTGCGGTTAAAACAGACGGGTTTATCAATATTATATCGGTTAAATAACGCCACAGAAACGGTTGTACCAATAGGAATGCCTTTATAAGCCGGGCCAAAAACAACATCAAAATCGACCGCACTTGCTTGAATTGCCGCAGCATAAAATTCCCCTAAACGGGCTAAATCCGCACCTGTATTAAATAATCCTGCATTGAAAAAATACGGGCTTTTACGTCCTGATTTCAAGGTAAATTCACCAAATTTCAATACGTTACGACTTAAAGCAAATTCAATAAAATCACGTTTATATTGTTCCATTTTTAGCCCTTAAATCCCTAGTGCCTCACGTTGCGCTACAAAAATTTGATAGCAGCCCTGTTTCGCTAAATCGAGTAATGTTAGTAACTCTTCGTGGCTGAAAGGCTCTCCTTCTGCTGTGCCTTGCACTTCAATCATACGACCGTCTTCCATCATCACCACATTCATATCGGTTTGTGCAGCAGAATCTTCTATATATTCCAAATCGCATACGGCATTTCCTTCTACAATGCCGACAGAAATGGCAGAAACCAAACCTTTGATAGGGTTCGTTTTTAAGGTTCCGTTTTCGATTAAAGCATTAATCGCATCACATAATGCAACCGCCGCCCCTGTAATAGCTGCCGTGCGTGTACCGCCATCCGCTTGGATAACATCGCAATCGAGAGTAATTGCACGCTCACCAAGTGCTTTTAAATCCACCATGGCACGTAGCGAACGGGCAATTAAACGTTGAATTTCCATAGTGCGCCCCCCTTGTTTACCCTTTGCGGCTTCACGCTGCATACGGCTATGGGTCGAGCGCGGTAACATACCATATTCAGCCGTCACCCAACCTTGATTTTGACCTTTTAAGAAGCGCGGCACGGAATCTTCCACCGTTGCCGTGCAAAGCACCTTGGTATCGCCAAATTCGACTAAAACAGAACCTTCAGCGTGTTTAGTGTAATGACGGGTAATTTTTATTTGACGGGGTTGATGATTTTCTCGATTATTCGGACGCATAAAAAAATTCCTTGATATGTAAATAAAAAAGCGCACCATTCTAGCACGCTTTTGTTTTTCCTTATGAATGAGATTGTACAAAATTTCGAATTTTATCGAAGGTTTCCGATAAATCCGCCGCAAAATTAATCTTTTGTATTTCAGGTATCGTATTTGATTTCACCAGCATTCTAAGAGGTTGGAACTGCATATTGCAAAGATAAAGCTGCTGATGTGGCAACATATGTTGTACAAATCGAGTAAGCGCGTGAATTCCACCGGCATCCAACACGGTCACCGCATCACACTGCAATACAATATGCTTGATTTCGTGATCCGTATGCACGGTTTTATCATGAAGATCAGAAAATAATTTATCCGCTGCAGCAAAAAATAACGGACCACTGATGCGATAAACCAACACATCATCCAAATCTTCCGGTGCATTATGCTCAATGGTCTTTGTCATCTCTGCGATAGTACGGATAAACAATAAACTCGCTAGCAATACTCCTACGCTAATGGCAATCACCATATCAAATAATACGGTTAAAATCAGGCAA
It encodes the following:
- the pyrE gene encoding orotate phosphoribosyltransferase, with protein sequence MEQYKRDFIEFALSRNVLKFGEFTLKSGRKSPYFFNAGLFNTGADLARLGEFYAAAIQASAVDFDVVFGPAYKGIPIGTTVSVALFNRYNIDKPVCFNRKEVKDHGEGGNLIGSPLQGKVLLVDDVITAGTAIRESMALISANKAELAAVLIALNRKERGKSELSAIQEVERDYQCQVLSIIDLDDLMQFIEQDPRYCNHLAEMHAYRAAFGV
- the rph gene encoding ribonuclease PH; this translates as MRPNNRENHQPRQIKITRHYTKHAEGSVLVEFGDTKVLCTATVEDSVPRFLKGQNQGWVTAEYGMLPRSTHSRMQREAAKGKQGGRTMEIQRLIARSLRAMVDLKALGERAITLDCDVIQADGGTRTAAITGAAVALCDAINALIENGTLKTNPIKGLVSAISVGIVEGNAVCDLEYIEDSAAQTDMNVVMMEDGRMIEVQGTAEGEPFSHEELLTLLDLAKQGCYQIFVAQREALGI